A region of the Roseiflexus sp. RS-1 genome:
ATACTGGTAAGAGTAGTAAAAACCGTTTTGAGATGAGATGTCTGAAAAATGCAGGCATAAGTTCTGTTAATGTACTCAAGTTGGGCATTCCTGATGTTCTTGTCATATTGTTGTCGATTACTTTTGGAAGGATGGGGATATACCAGATTGTGGCGATGGCGATGCCTGACATAATCATGATCGCCAGCTTTATCTCGCGGTTAGTCGTTAATTTTCCGTTAGTTCGGACGTTTTTATTTCTCAAACTCGAAAACAGATACCTTGATAACCAATAAATGAAAATAGGCGCGATAATGTATATATTTGATGGGATGGTATAAAAAAGCAAAGAAGTCAGTATTATGACTAAAGATCCACTTATCCTGCTTCCACCCGTATAATAATGTAATTTATAGTATAAAATCATTCCGAGCAGTGTCATGCTCAAGGTATAGCCTCTAACCTGAACAGTGAAGTTTATGAAAGGAAGAGTTGATCCCAGGATAATAACTGTAAAAAATCCTGCTATCGGACCAAAAAAGTCTCTTACAGTCCTATAGACGTATATAAACGTCAAAAATGTGTAAAAAAGCATTAATAAGCGGATTTTCCACGGTTCTCTAAGTAAATCGAAATCATCGATGCCGAATCCGTTCAGATAAAAGTGGTTTAGTATGTTGGCGAAAATATGATTGTTTGGCGCGCGATAGTCGGTTACAGTCGTTGATATCGGAACAAACACAAAATGATGTAGTGTATAAATCTCGTCATGCCAGAAATCGAGATTAATGTATGCGGCAATGATATAAATAATCCATGGCAATGTGGCTGCACACGCCATGAGCGTCCACACGAGATCCGAACGAGGAGACAGACTCTTCGCTGGTCTGTCTGATAATATAGAATGAGTGGACGTGTCTTTATACGAGTTCACTGGAGTTCCTTTTCTAGAACAATGCTGTGTGCCAATTTCTCCGGCGCCTACGGCGTGACCCGCACGTCAGTAATCGCCACTCCGCCATACCACGGCGCCGTCTCCAGATCGAGCAGTCCTGTTGCACTTGTGAACCGCACTGTCAGTTCGGGATTGTACTCACATTCGCGTATACCTGATAGCGAAAGATGCACCTCCTGCGGCGCTCCGGTCAGCGTGACCCGCTCGTGGATGTTCCAGTCATCAAGCGAGATGTCAACCACACGTCCAGTCGGTCCATGCATGCGCACCTCCAGCTGCCCGCACCCGCCGCGCACTCGCACTCTTCCCTCTCCCAATGTCCAGCGCCCAACGGTAAGATCGGGAGTGGCGGGCGCGAACCCGGCGTAGAACCCGAGCGCAGCGGGATCGCCGGGAATGATGCGATCCGGCGCGACGCCCTGCTGGATGTTCCATGCCCATTCCAGCAGATCGTTGCCGGTGCGCCAGTAGCCGTCGATGGCACGCAGCGCCGCTGCCGCTTCCGCCGGATTGTCGAGCGCCGCAGCGGTGAGCACGCGCATTGCCTGCGCGTATAGACTGCGATGTTCCATCGACGCTGCCAGGCGGTAGAGTTCCAGCGCCCGCTCATTGTCGCCCTGCGCCAGATAGAGATCGGCAAGGTCGATCACGCGCAACGGGTTGTCGGGAGCGACTTCTCGCGCCCGTGTCAATAACCTGCCAGCCCGATGAACATCACCCGCTGCGAGCGCTGCGCGTCCCGGCACAGTATACCGAAGACTTTCGATCCACGAGATGTAGCGGGTGCTGAACATGAACGCCAGGAAGATCATTGCCCCGATCAGCGCCGCGTAACTGCGCCGGTCGCGCAGGAGTCGATCAGGCTGCCGCCATAGTGCTGGCAGCCTGACCAGCGCATATGCTGCGAATGGCAGAACCGCCGCCACAACCGGCAGGCGCAGACGGGGATGTCCAATCGTCAGCGCCGCCAGCAGTGTCGCCAGCCCGACCCACAGTAATGTCGGCACAGCGCGCGCAGGTTGCGGCATGAAGCAGAATCCGCCGATTGCCAGCAACATCAATGCAACGTACTGTGCATCCGCCAGTGCGGTCAGTTCCAGCCGATATTCACCCGCATTCTGCACGATTGGCGCGCCGCGTGAGTCGATCGAAATGACATCGCCAACCGCATAACTGCGCGTTTGAAGCGCGTAGAGTGATGCGATCTTGAAGCGCATGCGGGTGAGAAACCGCACCGGATCGTCACGAATATTATCCCACGCCATGCGCAGGGCAAGCGTCTGCCGGTCGGCAAGGTTCGGAACCGCTGCCAGGCGCGCCTCGCCTGCCGCCTGTTCGGCGTCATCGCGCACAGTACCGTACCACATACTGATGCCGCCATTCGTATCGCTCACGATCAGGCGACCGTGCACCAGATAATTCCGCCCCGCCCACGGTCCGATGACCAGCATTGCGCCCAGCAGCAGGAGGATCGCCGGATGACGCCAGCGCCATACCGGATACCCGTCGGACCAGGCGCGCCATGCCATCCATGCCGCCGCCAGCGGGATCAGATACACGCCAACCGCGCGCGTCAGCGCCGCAAGCGCCAGGATCACGCCAGTGCCGAACGCCATTCGCCCGCTTTTGCGTTCAATCGCGTTGTTGAGCGCCGTCAGACCGGCAACCAGAAGGGTTACAAACAGCGCCTCGGCGTAGAGCGAACTGGCATACGATGCCAGCGGAATAAAGATCGCTGCCAGCAACGCCGTGACCAGACCGGTGATCCGCCCGAAGAGGTGCGCGCCACATGCGTAGAACGCCAGCACCCCGACGCTCAAGATGCACGCCTGGATCAGCAACGCACCGGCGACATGCATCCCGGCTGCCGACAACAGGAGCGCCAGAAATGCCGGATAGACCGGCGGACGCAACCACTTGCCGGTGTCGTGGTAGCCGCCGTGCAGGATATGGATGGCTGCGCGATAGTACTCTTCCGGATCACCAGGCGGCACAGCGCCAGAGCGCGCCTGGATCCACCAGAACCAGAGACGCATGACCAGCGCCAGCACAACCACGGCAACCAGCGCGATCCGGCTGGCAGTCGGCAGAGCGCGCGCATTCCGCAGCGTATGATGATCGAGCATCGTCCTGTTAAGGATTGTCCGGCGCCTGACGCATCACCAGCAGATCCTGTTCTTCGGCAATCACCTGCCAGCGACCCGATTCACGCAGGCGTTGAACGAAATCGCGGTGACGATCGGTGCGCAGTGCTGCGGCGCGTGTATCGATAAAGAGATACTCGGCGCGCTCGAGCGGCGGAAACGACTCATCGGGCGGCACGTAATAGATGAAGCGGCGTGGCATCATCCGCGGCGCGAGAAACGACGTAACCCCCAGCGATGCGTCGGGCGGGATCAGTGCAGCCAGACGCTCCATCGCTGCCAGTCGTTCGGGTGTCTCGCGGTAGAGCACCGTTGTCGCCACCGGATTACGATACGCCAGATTGGTTGCTGCTGCGATGCCAATCGCGCCGATCATCAGCGCATATGCTGCACGCGATACGCCATTGTTGCGCCGAGCCACACCGACGCTACGTTGGTCTATCGCTGCGTTTCTTGCCTGCCACCATCGCCACAACCGCGCAGCGCCAATGATGGCGGCAAGTATCAGACCGGGAATAACGATCGCCTGATACTGTTCACGCACGGTGATCTGAAACGGGCGCAGCGAGAGCAGGTTCATCGCCAGCGGCGGCGCCGCCAGCAGCGCGACATCGGGTGCGAGCAACGGCAGCAACGCCAGCGGCAGCAGCATGAGAAACAGGTACACCACCTTGTCGGGCGTAAACATCAGGCGCAGCACATCACCAGGACGACTGACAATCGTCCAGAGAATGGCGCCTGCACTGTCGCCGAGATGCGAATAGTAGGCAAGTTGTGGGCTTTTGCCGGGCCAGATTTCGGTATAATCCCCCTCCGTCACCGTGCCAGTCTCGCCTTGACGCACCTGATAGTCCGGGCGGTAGAACGACGGCACGATAACACTGGTCGACAGATAGAACCATGCCAGCCCGATCAGAACCGGCGGTAGCGCCCAGCGCCATCCCACACGCCACAACGCTGCCAGGAAGCCGAACATGGTCACCACCAGCGACACGTCGGTGCGGGTTGTCAGCGCGAGCGCCAGCAATCCCACGTATGCGCCCAAATCACGCGTGTTCGCCCGTCCATCCGCAGCACGCTGCAAAAAAAAGAATGCACCCAGCAGCGCCGGAATTGCCAGCGTGCGCGGTTGCCATGGAGCGCTCATCGTCACAAACCAGAGCGAGGGGTAGAGCAGATACACGCCAGCCCATCCCAGCCCGGCAAGACGCGAACCACCAAAGCGATCCCGCGCAATCCCGTACACCGGCAGCGCACCGAGCGCCATAAAGAGCGCCTGAAAAAAATTGAGCGTCAACGCCGAGGGAAACAGCGCATAGAACGGAACGATCAGCAGGATCGCCGGAATGAAATCCATCCCCCACAGATGGTCGGTGTGGCGATAGTGTGATATTTCAAGAAATCGTCCCTGCGTCGTATTCCAGATCGATTGCTGATAGTCGATCTGATCGTACCCCTGCGCCCAATGGACGTACTTGAACGTCAGACCAAAGAAAAGAATGGCGATGTACAGCGCAATGAGCGCCGCCAGCGTCAGACCCGCCCGTCGCTCGATCGTTGCGAGTAGCTGCACAATGCCTGTGTTGGAATATTCGTGGTGTGATGCAAGCGCTCGTGTCATATGCTCTGAACTCTCGCCTGTTCCTCGCCTTACACCGCTCGCGCCTCGCGCCGCCCCCGCGATGGCCCCCGCCGCCGGTGCGTGCGTAGCGCCGCTGCGCCCCTCCACGTGGTCGTCCCACGTTCAACGTGCAACGTTCAACCTGCAACCCCTCGCACCTCATCCCCACACGCTGCGGCGCTGCTGCGCCCCTCCACGTGGTCGTCCCACGTTCAACGTGCAACGTTCAACCTTCACCCCCTCGCGCCTCATCCCCTCGCGCCTCATATCCTCACACCACCGGCGACCGCAGAATACGAATCACCCAGAGATCGAGCGCCGTCGCCAGCGTAAAGGTGTAGATCGTCGCAACAAGCGCCTTCCCCCACCACCCGCGTCGCCAGAAGCGCTCAGCGTAGATCGCCCAGCAGAGGCAGATGGCGGGCACAATGTAGAACAACTGCTTGTCAACCATCGACACCCGATATCCCACCAGCATGAACAGGGTTCCGACCGAAAACCACGCTGCCAGCATCACCCACAGCAGCGGGCGCTTGCGCAACGCAACAAAGCCCGGAACAACGAATGCGAGCGGAATGAGCAAACCGTAGTACAAAAAGCCATCCGGTCGCATATCGTACCGCAAGTGGCGCCAGAAAGAGAAAAGGTAGTCACTGAACGGCGGACGCGCCACACCGACGCTCTCCGGACCACTTGTCGCCAGACTCAGCATATACGGTATGGTTCGCTCGACAATCGGTGGAATATACTGACCGTAGTAGATCAGCGTTGCCGCTGCCAGCGCCACGACCAGTGAGAGTGCAACAGGGCGCAGCGGTTTTCGGTCGATCCCCACCGGTGCGACGAGCGCGATTCCAATGAAGCAGACGATGAACACAATGTGGAAGACCGCCATCACCGTGTAGAACAGGAGTGTGATCACGGTCAGCACGGTGAGCAGGGCAAACGGACCCCGTTCGTGGAGACGCGGATAGAGTGCGACCATGACCGTCGAGGTGACAAGCGTCCACCACATGCCAGATGTCGTCGGAACATTCCCCCACGAATGGAGCAGGAAGGTCACGGGTGTAACGGCGTAGATCAGTGCCGCAAAAAGCGTTGCGCGATGGCTCAACCCTGCCTTGCGCGCCAGAAGAGCGATCAGAAACACGCGACTGTTATCGAGCAGCGCGCTGAAGAGGTTCGCGCTGGTTTCGAGCGACCATGGTAAGAGGGCAAAACTCGTCGAAAAGAGGTGAAAAAACGGCGAATAGGGAATGACAGGGCGATTCGGTCCCCACTCGTTAATCGGCATCACCGATTCTGAGAAGGCGCCAGGGCGATACATCTCCGCCCAGTGCCCATCGAGGATCCAGCGCACGCGATCCATGTGCCAGCCGACGTCGATAGCGCGCATATAGGGGAAGAGTAATCCGCCACCTTTCAGCCAGAGACCGACAAGAAAGATAACCAGCAGCGCATACCGCACTGCCGGATCAAGGGGGGTATCGAGTTTACGGAAGATCCAGCCCACACCGCGATCCGCCACCGGCGTCAGCGCAAGGGTGAAGAGCACAAACCATGCCAGCGGCCCCAGGAATAGCCCGGTCGGGTAGCGGTACGCCATCAGCGCCCATGCGCCGATCAGCGCCACCACGATGCCCGCGCCGCACGCAATCCATGCCGGAACCCGCGCTGCGCGAAGGGCGCCGTACATACCGGCAACAATGGTCATTGCTGGCAACACTGCGCTCCACGGCGGCAGCGCCGCAGCCGGCGCACGGGTGAGCGGCGTTACTGTCACACGCTCCAGCGACACTCCCAGTGGGCGTGGATCGCGGTACGGATTCGCTGTGATGTCCAGATTCAGGTTTCCGTTGTTAAGGGTGCGCGCTGGCGCGATCAACAGATAGCGGCGCATACCCGGCGTCTCAGGCAGAGCGGCAATCCTTTCTCCATTGGCGAAGACGTGCGCATTGACCGCGCCGCCATCCGGATGCGCCACCAGCGCCCGCAGTTCCACACGCCAATCGCCGTGTCCCAATGCAGGAAACGTAATCGTCGAGCGTTCACTCGTCCACCGATAGGTCAGCGCTCTGGCGATTTCGGCATCGATCAGGCGTACCGGCGGCACATCGAGCGTGCGGTCTGGAATCGCTTCGATGCGCAATCGCACGCCGCCGGACAGATCCATGTCATCGGGCAGAAGCAGGCGAAAGCGCCGGGCGCCGCCACGATCATCAAGGGTGTCGATCCGCCGATCATTGGCATAGACCGCAATCAGACGACGTGGATGAACTGCATCTGGCTGCCAGTCGTCCAGCGTCAGCGTCACCATGCGTGCATCGTCACGCAGCGGCGCCGCAACAACGACCTCGTTTGAAGCGGGGAGCGCAGCAACCCGCATGAGGACTGTCTGTGCGGTAAACTCGCGCCCGTGCATACCACGGATGTAGGGATAGTCAAGACGGGCGCCAATATCGAGCGTTACCTGCGGTTGAGCGGCATAGGCAACCAGCAGCGCGATCAGGGCGCCGAGCGCCGTCATCGCCAGCGGCAACCCTGGTTGCCAGCGACGCAGATTGATCAACGCTCCCGACCAGGCGACCGGAGCGCGTGTTGCTTTCGGAGCAGCCAAACCTGACAACCTTGTACCGGTGAAATCATCCGCCGCATTATAGCACAAGCAGAATCGGGGTATACTTTGAACTGTCTGGTTCTCAGTTCCTGGTTCCTGGTTCTCAGTTCTCGGTTCTCGGTTCTCAGTTCTTGGTTCCTGGTTCTCGCATGCATCTTGTCTGGCACTCATCATTCGCATCGCTCACCGGCTACAGTGGCTCCTCGCTGGCGTTTGTCCTTGGTCTCGATGCGCGGGGTATCGCAGTTCGCCCACTCTACCTGTACGGCGCCGATCGTGATGAGCATATCATGATGGGTGGCGTTCACCCGCGCATTGCCGCGCTGCAACGCGCTCCGGTGCGTCTCGATGTGCCGCAGGTCGTGTACGCGCCGGGGGATCGTTTCTCGAAGAATAGCGGGCGCTACCGTATCGGTTTTACCATGCTCGAGTTCGACCGCCTGCCGCAGGAATGGGTTCAGCAAGCCAATCAGATGGATGAAGTCTGGACCCCAACCGCCTGGGGGGCGCACGTGTTCGCCGCCAGTGGCGTGACCCGCCCTATCCATGTTGTGCCCCTCGGCGTCGATCCGGCATGTTTTGCGCCGGGTGCTCCCCGCACCCATCTGACCGACCGCGTCGTCTTTTTGTCAGTGTTCGAGTGGAGCCGCCGCAAAGGATGGGATGTGCTGCTCCGCGCCTACCGTGCTGCCTTTCGTCCCGATGATCCGGTGGTGCTGGTGCTGAAGATCGACTGTCGCGCCCCTGATGAGAACCCGGTGCGTGAGGTCGCAGCGCTGTTGCCGGCGCCCTCGCCACCGGTGACGCTGCTCTACAACCGCGCGCTGAATGCGCAGCGTATGGCTGAACTGTACCGCAGCGCCGACTGTTTTGTGCTGCCCACGCGTGGCGAAGGATGGGGGATGCCGATCCTCGAAGCGATGGCATGTGGCATTCCTGCAATTGCAACCGATTGGAGCGGACCGACGGCGTTTTTGAACCACGAGAACGGCTATCCGCTACTGATCCGTGGTCTGGTTCCCGCAGATGCCGGCGGGTTCTATGGTCGCGGCGCACAATGGGCGGACCCCGATGGCGATGCACTCGTTGAACTGTTGCGCCATGTTGCGCATCACTCCGAAGAGCGTCGCGCTAAAGGTCAGCGTGCAGCCGCCGATGCGGCGCGCTGGTCGTGGGAGCGGGCGATCGATATCGTGTATGCACAATTGAATCGCTCTGAACTCTGGTAATGTTTGATCGGGATTTCGTGGTATATTTTCTTTGAAGATCGTGACATAACGGGCAATAATCGCAACGTTTCCAGATATAACCCATCGCCGCGCTGTGACGCCAACTGGCGCACCACGATGTGTTGCATAGAAGGTTCAACGATCCACGCCGATCGTTCATAACTCCGTTCCTGTCTGGCGGGGGTATCGCGTTTATGGGTATGACCCTGTTTCTGTTGGGTTTGCTGATCAGCGGCAGCGCAGCGATTGTTCTGGCGCTTGTCATCCTGCAGCATCGTGAAGCCAACGGCGCTCTTCCCTTTGCGCTGGTGATGATCGCCAGCGCAATCTGGGCGTGGGGCTATGCCCTGCAGATCAGTGCAGTGTCTCCCGAACTTGCTCTGCTTGCCGTGCGGATCAGGTACATTGGTCTTCTTGCCGTCCCAGCGTGCTGGCTCTGGTTTACGCTGATCTACACCGAAACTATCGCGCGCCTGACGAAGAAACAGGCGGCGATGCTGGCATTCTTCCCGGTGTTGACCTTTGTGGTGAACGTCACCAATGACTGGCACCAACTCTTCTACCGACGCATCAGTGTGATGCCGCCCGGTTCGTCGCTCGTTGTGACCTTTGAATATGGTCCCTGGTACTGGCTCAACGTTGGCTATTCCTACCTGGTTGTGCTGATTGGACTCTGGGTGCTGATCCGATTCTGGGGGCGGGCGCTGCGTCTTCATCGAATGCCGATCGCTGTGACAGTCGGCGGGTTGTTTTTTCTGACGGCCATCGGGTTGATCTTCTACATCAGTCGTCAGTTTGCCGGTGTCTTCGACATCACACCGCTGTTGCTGCCGGTGAATGGAATATTGCTCTACCTGGCATTGTTCCGACCCAGGCTGTTTGATGCGCATCCCGTCGCCTATACGCACCTGTTCGAGCAGTTGAACGACGGGGTGCTGGTGTTCAATATGCAGGGCAGGGTGATCGATTGCAATCCGGCGGCATACCGCCTGCTCGGTCTGACGAATCCCGTCGGGCGACCGGTTCAGCTTGTTCTGCAGCATATCCCTCAGCTGGCGCAAACCGGTTCGAGCGTTCTGCTCGAAGAGCCGCTTCGTCTGGAGTACAACGAACAGGTGCTCGATGTGCGCTCGACCATCCTGCGCGACCGCCGTGGACAGCAGAGCGGATATATGCTGGTGGTGCGCGATGTCTCAGAGCAGTGGCGAACGCAACGAGCGCTTGCCGAAAGCGAAGCCATGCTGCGCGAAGAACGCCGACTGTTCATCGGCGGACCGACAGTGGTCTTTCGCTGGGAAGCTCGACGCGACTGGCCCGTCTCATACGTCTCCCCCAACGTTCAAGAGCAGTTTGGATATGCGCCGGAAGATTTCACCGCGCACAGACTCAGCTATCCCTCGTTGATCCATCCAGAGGATTATGTGCGGATCAACCGCGAAATTGTCCATTACCTGCACCACAAGACGACCTGGTTTCGTCAGGAGTACCGCCTGATGCGCGCCGATGGCGAGTATCGCTGGGTCGATGATTATACATCTGTCGTGTACAACGATCAGGGGAAGCCGGTCTATTTCCTCGGTTATATCCTCGATGTCACCAACCAGAAGCGCGCCGAAGCCGAGCGTCTGGAAATGGAACGCCAGTTTCAGCACACCCAAAAACTGGAAAGTCTTGGCGTGCTGGCAAGCGGCGTGGCGCACGACTTTAATAATCTGTTGACGGCCATTCTCGGCAACCTCGACCTTGCGCTCCTGACCCTTTCCCGCAACGACCCCGCCGCTCAACCGATTCGCAATGCGATGCTGGCAACGCGCTACGCAGCCGGATTGACGCGCCAGTTGCTCGCGTATGCTGGCAAGGGAAATTACCAGGTCACCGATGTCAATCTGACCGAGATAGTCCAGGGTATGGCAGCAATGCTGCGGGTCTCAGTCGGCAAACAGGCGCGCCTGGAACTCCGCCTCGCTCCCGATCTGCCGGTCTTTCAGGCAGATCCATCGCACATCCAGCAGATCGTGCTCAACCTCATTCTCAACGCCGCTGAGTCGCTCCCTTCCGGCGAAGGCACGATCACAGTGCGCACCGATGTCCGTGATTGTGATGAAGCGTTTTTGAAGCGCAACCGTATCAACAACCAGGCGCCGCCGGGTCGCTACCTGCTGCTGGAAGTCGCCGATACCGGATGCGGCATGGACGAACGTACCCAGCGGCGCATGTTCGACCCCTTCTTCACCACCAAAGCAGTCGGGCGGGGGTTGGGCATGTCGGCGATCCTGGGCATCGTCCGGCGCCACCACGGTGCGATCATTGTCGATAGCGCTCCTGGTTGCGGAACAACGATCACTGTGCTCTTCCCGCCGTCTCCCGTCGAGCGCGACAGCAACGCGGATCGCGATCAAGAATCGTTGCCTCCTGCTCCGTCTACGACCGTTCTGGTCGTCGATGACGAAGCCGACGTGCGCGATGTGACTGCGCGACTGCTCACCCATCTCGGCTTTCGGGTCGTTGTGGTTGCGGACGGCGCTTCCGCGCTTCAAGCGTTGCAGGAACAGTCTTCAGAGATTGCGTGCGTCCTGCTCGATGCGAACCTGGCGGGTATGGATGCGCCGACCACCCTGCGTGAACTGCGCGCGCTTGCGCCCCACATCCCTGTGGTTGTGTCGAGCGGGTACAGTCAGCACGAGGTGTTGCAACGCTTTGCGGGCCAGACGATTGAAGGGTTTATTCAAAAGCCATATCAGATGTCCGAGTTATACGGCGTTCTCCAGCACGCATTGCGGCAGTTCCTGACGGTTACCGTTGCCGATCAGCCTTCAGCCGCTGATGCAGCCCCTGCAACGCAAGAAACGCCGGACGCGGACTCCAGTCCGGATTGAGGATGCTGAACGACGCCTGCTCGTGCTGCGGGTTGCCCTGCGCTCCCCACAGAACCGCAAAGTTCATATTCCACAAAAACATCGCCCCGACCCACGGACGTCCCTGCTCATCACGGTACTGTTCATACACCCGCGTGATGGCGCGGATGATATAGTCCGCCTGATCCTCAAATGTCAGCAGATTGCCGAACTCGAACCCTGGAGTCGTGTTAGGCGTCGCCCATCCGTACTCGGTAATCCAGATCTGCCGATCACCGAGACCATGCGCGATCATCAGGGCGCGCACATTCTCAACATGGCGAAAGTAGTGGGTCGGGTGATCGTTCCATCCCGGACGGTCACCGGGAAGATCGGGGTAGAGCCAGTCGGGCGAGTTTGCCGCGCCGCCGGGGTGCACCGCCTGCGCATCGAAATAGTCGCGGATCATGCCGTTTTTGTAGGTATACATCGCGCGCAGGTAATCAATGTCGGGAACCGCGCGATTCGGGTCGGATACGCCGGTAGAAGCTGGCGCGGCAGCCAGCACATACACATTGGGGTTGATCGCCTTAATGCGGCGGTAACATTCCGCCAGCAATTCGACGTATCGCCCCGGGTCTTCGGGGGTCACCCGACCGCCATTTTCGACTGCCAGGTTCGGCTCGTTCCAGATTTCAACGGCAGCGATCCGATCGC
Encoded here:
- a CDS encoding cellulase family glycosylhydrolase codes for the protein MHYHTRLICLLLVFGWLVACGSSTTNPLTQPGLGEIRPTTTTRPTDNATPVLPIPTDTIGTAAPQVRFLRTSALQFGVVAHLYYTDRSRVLMLTNIAGFDWVRQQVHWKDIEAAPGVYYWDELDHIVADVAASDIRLLINIVQSPPFYAPGNGGKPYDPVVMGNFVAAMVERYGDRIAAVEIWNEPNLAVENGGRVTPEDPGRYVELLAECYRRIKAINPNVYVLAAAPASTGVSDPNRAVPDIDYLRAMYTYKNGMIRDYFDAQAVHPGGAANSPDWLYPDLPGDRPGWNDHPTHYFRHVENVRALMIAHGLGDRQIWITEYGWATPNTTPGFEFGNLLTFEDQADYIIRAITRVYEQYRDEQGRPWVGAMFLWNMNFAVLWGAQGNPQHEQASFSILNPDWSPRPAFLALQGLHQRLKADRQR
- a CDS encoding histidine kinase N-terminal 7TM domain-containing protein, with the protein product MTLFLLGLLISGSAAIVLALVILQHREANGALPFALVMIASAIWAWGYALQISAVSPELALLAVRIRYIGLLAVPACWLWFTLIYTETIARLTKKQAAMLAFFPVLTFVVNVTNDWHQLFYRRISVMPPGSSLVVTFEYGPWYWLNVGYSYLVVLIGLWVLIRFWGRALRLHRMPIAVTVGGLFFLTAIGLIFYISRQFAGVFDITPLLLPVNGILLYLALFRPRLFDAHPVAYTHLFEQLNDGVLVFNMQGRVIDCNPAAYRLLGLTNPVGRPVQLVLQHIPQLAQTGSSVLLEEPLRLEYNEQVLDVRSTILRDRRGQQSGYMLVVRDVSEQWRTQRALAESEAMLREERRLFIGGPTVVFRWEARRDWPVSYVSPNVQEQFGYAPEDFTAHRLSYPSLIHPEDYVRINREIVHYLHHKTTWFRQEYRLMRADGEYRWVDDYTSVVYNDQGKPVYFLGYILDVTNQKRAEAERLEMERQFQHTQKLESLGVLASGVAHDFNNLLTAILGNLDLALLTLSRNDPAAQPIRNAMLATRYAAGLTRQLLAYAGKGNYQVTDVNLTEIVQGMAAMLRVSVGKQARLELRLAPDLPVFQADPSHIQQIVLNLILNAAESLPSGEGTITVRTDVRDCDEAFLKRNRINNQAPPGRYLLLEVADTGCGMDERTQRRMFDPFFTTKAVGRGLGMSAILGIVRRHHGAIIVDSAPGCGTTITVLFPPSPVERDSNADRDQESLPPAPSTTVLVVDDEADVRDVTARLLTHLGFRVVVVADGASALQALQEQSSEIACVLLDANLAGMDAPTTLRELRALAPHIPVVVSSGYSQHEVLQRFAGQTIEGFIQKPYQMSELYGVLQHALRQFLTVTVADQPSAADAAPATQETPDADSSPD
- a CDS encoding glycosyltransferase translates to MHLVWHSSFASLTGYSGSSLAFVLGLDARGIAVRPLYLYGADRDEHIMMGGVHPRIAALQRAPVRLDVPQVVYAPGDRFSKNSGRYRIGFTMLEFDRLPQEWVQQANQMDEVWTPTAWGAHVFAASGVTRPIHVVPLGVDPACFAPGAPRTHLTDRVVFLSVFEWSRRKGWDVLLRAYRAAFRPDDPVVLVLKIDCRAPDENPVREVAALLPAPSPPVTLLYNRALNAQRMAELYRSADCFVLPTRGEGWGMPILEAMACGIPAIATDWSGPTAFLNHENGYPLLIRGLVPADAGGFYGRGAQWADPDGDALVELLRHVAHHSEERRAKGQRAAADAARWSWERAIDIVYAQLNRSELW
- a CDS encoding DUF2079 domain-containing protein, which produces MTRALASHHEYSNTGIVQLLATIERRAGLTLAALIALYIAILFFGLTFKYVHWAQGYDQIDYQQSIWNTTQGRFLEISHYRHTDHLWGMDFIPAILLIVPFYALFPSALTLNFFQALFMALGALPVYGIARDRFGGSRLAGLGWAGVYLLYPSLWFVTMSAPWQPRTLAIPALLGAFFFLQRAADGRANTRDLGAYVGLLALALTTRTDVSLVVTMFGFLAALWRVGWRWALPPVLIGLAWFYLSTSVIVPSFYRPDYQVRQGETGTVTEGDYTEIWPGKSPQLAYYSHLGDSAGAILWTIVSRPGDVLRLMFTPDKVVYLFLMLLPLALLPLLAPDVALLAAPPLAMNLLSLRPFQITVREQYQAIVIPGLILAAIIGAARLWRWWQARNAAIDQRSVGVARRNNGVSRAAYALMIGAIGIAAATNLAYRNPVATTVLYRETPERLAAMERLAALIPPDASLGVTSFLAPRMMPRRFIYYVPPDESFPPLERAEYLFIDTRAAALRTDRHRDFVQRLRESGRWQVIAEEQDLLVMRQAPDNP
- a CDS encoding glycosyltransferase family 39 protein is translated as MLDHHTLRNARALPTASRIALVAVVVLALVMRLWFWWIQARSGAVPPGDPEEYYRAAIHILHGGYHDTGKWLRPPVYPAFLALLLSAAGMHVAGALLIQACILSVGVLAFYACGAHLFGRITGLVTALLAAIFIPLASYASSLYAEALFVTLLVAGLTALNNAIERKSGRMAFGTGVILALAALTRAVGVYLIPLAAAWMAWRAWSDGYPVWRWRHPAILLLLGAMLVIGPWAGRNYLVHGRLIVSDTNGGISMWYGTVRDDAEQAAGEARLAAVPNLADRQTLALRMAWDNIRDDPVRFLTRMRFKIASLYALQTRSYAVGDVISIDSRGAPIVQNAGEYRLELTALADAQYVALMLLAIGGFCFMPQPARAVPTLLWVGLATLLAALTIGHPRLRLPVVAAVLPFAAYALVRLPALWRQPDRLLRDRRSYAALIGAMIFLAFMFSTRYISWIESLRYTVPGRAALAAGDVHRAGRLLTRAREVAPDNPLRVIDLADLYLAQGDNERALELYRLAASMEHRSLYAQAMRVLTAAALDNPAEAAAALRAIDGYWRTGNDLLEWAWNIQQGVAPDRIIPGDPAALGFYAGFAPATPDLTVGRWTLGEGRVRVRGGCGQLEVRMHGPTGRVVDISLDDWNIHERVTLTGAPQEVHLSLSGIRECEYNPELTVRFTSATGLLDLETAPWYGGVAITDVRVTP